ACCAGCGTCGGGGCGGCACCGCCCGCGACCTACTCGCCACGGCGGGAGCCGGCGACGCCCGGTTCGTCCAGGCCGACCTCTCCTCGCTGTCCGCCGTCCGGGCCCTCGCCGACGACATCCGCGCCACCGGCCCGCTCGACCTGCTGGTCAACAACGTCGGTGGGGTCTACCGCCAGCGCTGGTACACCACCGAGGGCATCGAGGCGACCTTCGCCATGAGCCACCTGACCGGCTACCTGCTCACCGAACTCCTGGTCGACGACATGATCGCCGCCGGCCGAGGACGGATCGTCAACCTGACCTCAGGCGCGATCCGGCTCGCCGACCGCACCCCGCTGGACCGGGTCGAGGTCGCCGGGCGCTACTACGGCTTCTCCGCGTACGGGCGGGCGAAGCTCGCCAACCTCGCGTACACGATGGGTCTGGTCGACCGACTCGCCGGCACCGGCGTCACGGTGCTCGCCGCCGACCCGGGGGCCAGCGCCACCGACATGGGCCGGTCGATGCGTCCGGACCTGTTCCCGATGCCGGCCCGGCTGGCGTTCCCGCTGATCTACCTCAACCTGTTCCGGACCAACCCCGCCGACGCCGCCCACAGCTCGATCGCCGCAGCGACCGGCGGCTCGCCGACCGGTGCCGCCGCCTCCGGCGGCCTGCCCAGCGGCACGGTGCTCGGCCCGAAAGGCACACCGGTGATCCCGGATGCCCGCGCCACCGACCCGGCGGTCATCCAGACCGTCACCGCGCTCAGCCGGGCGACCTGCGCCGCCACCCTCGACCACCGCCGCTGACGCCTAGCCGCCCTCGGCGTCGGGGTCGGTGGCGGCCCGTAGCGTCGGCAACGCCCCGTCCCGTGGCGTCATCGCGACCAGCCGGCCGACCGTCAAGACGAAGCCGACG
The sequence above is a segment of the Solwaraspora sp. WMMD406 genome. Coding sequences within it:
- a CDS encoding SDR family NAD(P)-dependent oxidoreductase, coding for MTETMQRALVTGGTGGIGLATAQALAGHGYAVTIVGRDQRRGGTARDLLATAGAGDARFVQADLSSLSAVRALADDIRATGPLDLLVNNVGGVYRQRWYTTEGIEATFAMSHLTGYLLTELLVDDMIAAGRGRIVNLTSGAIRLADRTPLDRVEVAGRYYGFSAYGRAKLANLAYTMGLVDRLAGTGVTVLAADPGASATDMGRSMRPDLFPMPARLAFPLIYLNLFRTNPADAAHSSIAAATGGSPTGAAASGGLPSGTVLGPKGTPVIPDARATDPAVIQTVTALSRATCAATLDHRR